The proteins below come from a single Branchiostoma floridae strain S238N-H82 chromosome 5, Bfl_VNyyK, whole genome shotgun sequence genomic window:
- the LOC118416211 gene encoding metabotropic glutamate receptor 4-like, which produces MADRGMVVSSSAMTLARLALVAVLGVVCHAALAEEDSIIVDGNITLGGLFPVHSRGSNGVGCGEVKEEAGIQRMEAMLYAIDKINQDDTLLPGVSLGAHILDTCSSDTHALGEALAFVRSIMDRDVRDAVCKDGAPALKKRRRPVVGVIGAASSSVSVDVANILRLFES; this is translated from the exons ATGGCTGACAGAGGGATGGTTGTTTCCTCGTCTGCGATGACATTGGCACGGTTGGCCCTGGTAGCCGTGTTAGGCGTGGTGTGCCATGCGGCGCTGGCGGAGGAGGATAGCATCATCGTGGACGGTAACATCACACTCGGCGGACTGTTCCCCGTGCACAGCCGGGGCTCGAACGGTGTTGGGTGCGGGGAGGTGAAGGAGGAGGCCGGCATCCAACGCATGGAGGCGATGCTGTACGCCATAGACAAGATCAACCAGGACGACACGCTCCTACCAGGTGTGTCCCTAGGCGCACACATTCTGGACACCTGCTCCAGCGACACCCATGCTCTGGGGGAAGCCCTGGCCTTCGTCCGGTCCATCATGGACCGGGACGTCAGGGACGCCGTGTGCAAGGACGGCGCGCCCGCACTCAAGAAGCGCCGCCGACCCGTCGTGGGCGTCATCGGGGCCGCCTCGAGTTCAGTGTCCGTCGACGTCGCCAATATCTTGCGGCTTTTCGAG tcTTAG